From the Phoenix dactylifera cultivar Barhee BC4 chromosome 10, palm_55x_up_171113_PBpolish2nd_filt_p, whole genome shotgun sequence genome, one window contains:
- the LOC103723158 gene encoding beta-1,4-mannosyl-glycoprotein 4-beta-N-acetylglucosaminyltransferase-like isoform X2, whose amino-acid sequence MPDGGYYNSKKTDDICEDVCGETSRAALSMSRLRCALRGFDLKALLLLLVGVPILIFIIYVHGQKITYFLRPLWESPPKPFNTIPHYYHENVSMENLCKLHGWGVRETPRRVFDAVLFSNELDILEIRWHELSPYVSEFILLESNSTFTGLKKPLVFAKNRHQFKFAESRLTYGTFGGRFVKGENPFVEESYQRVALDQLLKVAGITDDDLLIMSDVDEIPSGHTINLLRWCDDIPEKLHLQLRNYLYSFEFYLDDKSWRASVHRYRAGKTRYAHFRTTDDLLADSGWHCSFCFRHISEFTFKMMAYSHVDRVRSPYYLNPSRIQDVICRGADLFDMLPEEYTFQEIIAKLGPIPSSYSAVHLPGHLLQNADEYRYLLPGNCKRERG is encoded by the coding sequence ACTTCAAGAGCAGCTCTGAGCATGTCAAGGCTCCGATGTGCCCTTCGGGGCTTCGATTTGAAGGCGTTGTTGCTTCTCCTTGTGGGTGTTCCAATTCTTATCTTCATCATCTATGTACATGGCCAGAAGATCACCTACTTTCTGAGGCCCCTGTGGGAATCTCCCCCTAAACCCTTCAATACCATCCCTCACTACTACCATGAGAATGTCTCTATGGAGAACCTTTGCAAGCTCCATGGATGGGGAGTTCGGGAAACTCCAAGGCGTGTCTTTGATGCAGTGCTGTTCAGCAATGAACTTGATATCCTTGAAATTCGATGGCATGAGCTGAGTCCATATGTTTCAGAGTTTATTCTCCTGGAGTCCAATTCTACATTCACTGGTTTGAAGAAACCCCTCGTCTTCGCAAAGAACCGGCATCAATTTAAGTTTGCTGAGTCCAGGTTGACTTACGGCACCTTTGGAGGGAGATTTGTGAAGGGGGAGAATCCTTTCGTGGAGGAGTCTTACCAGCGAGTGGCGTTGGATCAGCTTCTCAAGGTAGCAGGCATCACTGATGATGACTTATTGATCATGTCTGATGTTGATGAGATCCCAAGTGGCCACACGATCAACCTTCTGAGGTGGTGTGATGATATTCCTGAGAAGCTCCATCTCCAGCTCCGGAACTATCTATACTCATTCGAGTTCTACCTTGATGACAAGAGCTGGAGGGCTTCGGTTCACAGGTATCGAGCTGGGAAGACCCGATATGCTCATTTCCGCACGACAGATGACCTATTGGCTGATTCAGGGTGGCACTGCAGCTTCTGCTTCCGCCACATCAGTGAGTTTACATTCAAAATGATGGCATACAGCCATGTGGATCGCGTGAGATCTCCCTATTACCTAAATCCATCAAGGATTCAGGATGTTATATGCCGAGGAGCAGACCTATTTGATATGCTTCCAGAGGAGTACACATTCCAGGAAATCATTGCTAAGCTGGGACCGATCCCGAGTTCGTATTCTGCTGTCCATCTTCCAGGGCACCTACTTCAGAATGCTGACGAGTACAGATATCTCCTGCCAGGGAACTGCAAGCGTGAGCGTGGCTAA
- the LOC103723158 gene encoding beta-1,4-mannosyl-glycoprotein 4-beta-N-acetylglucosaminyltransferase-like isoform X1: MPDGGYYNSKKTDDICEDVCGEQTSRAALSMSRLRCALRGFDLKALLLLLVGVPILIFIIYVHGQKITYFLRPLWESPPKPFNTIPHYYHENVSMENLCKLHGWGVRETPRRVFDAVLFSNELDILEIRWHELSPYVSEFILLESNSTFTGLKKPLVFAKNRHQFKFAESRLTYGTFGGRFVKGENPFVEESYQRVALDQLLKVAGITDDDLLIMSDVDEIPSGHTINLLRWCDDIPEKLHLQLRNYLYSFEFYLDDKSWRASVHRYRAGKTRYAHFRTTDDLLADSGWHCSFCFRHISEFTFKMMAYSHVDRVRSPYYLNPSRIQDVICRGADLFDMLPEEYTFQEIIAKLGPIPSSYSAVHLPGHLLQNADEYRYLLPGNCKRERG; the protein is encoded by the coding sequence CAGACTTCAAGAGCAGCTCTGAGCATGTCAAGGCTCCGATGTGCCCTTCGGGGCTTCGATTTGAAGGCGTTGTTGCTTCTCCTTGTGGGTGTTCCAATTCTTATCTTCATCATCTATGTACATGGCCAGAAGATCACCTACTTTCTGAGGCCCCTGTGGGAATCTCCCCCTAAACCCTTCAATACCATCCCTCACTACTACCATGAGAATGTCTCTATGGAGAACCTTTGCAAGCTCCATGGATGGGGAGTTCGGGAAACTCCAAGGCGTGTCTTTGATGCAGTGCTGTTCAGCAATGAACTTGATATCCTTGAAATTCGATGGCATGAGCTGAGTCCATATGTTTCAGAGTTTATTCTCCTGGAGTCCAATTCTACATTCACTGGTTTGAAGAAACCCCTCGTCTTCGCAAAGAACCGGCATCAATTTAAGTTTGCTGAGTCCAGGTTGACTTACGGCACCTTTGGAGGGAGATTTGTGAAGGGGGAGAATCCTTTCGTGGAGGAGTCTTACCAGCGAGTGGCGTTGGATCAGCTTCTCAAGGTAGCAGGCATCACTGATGATGACTTATTGATCATGTCTGATGTTGATGAGATCCCAAGTGGCCACACGATCAACCTTCTGAGGTGGTGTGATGATATTCCTGAGAAGCTCCATCTCCAGCTCCGGAACTATCTATACTCATTCGAGTTCTACCTTGATGACAAGAGCTGGAGGGCTTCGGTTCACAGGTATCGAGCTGGGAAGACCCGATATGCTCATTTCCGCACGACAGATGACCTATTGGCTGATTCAGGGTGGCACTGCAGCTTCTGCTTCCGCCACATCAGTGAGTTTACATTCAAAATGATGGCATACAGCCATGTGGATCGCGTGAGATCTCCCTATTACCTAAATCCATCAAGGATTCAGGATGTTATATGCCGAGGAGCAGACCTATTTGATATGCTTCCAGAGGAGTACACATTCCAGGAAATCATTGCTAAGCTGGGACCGATCCCGAGTTCGTATTCTGCTGTCCATCTTCCAGGGCACCTACTTCAGAATGCTGACGAGTACAGATATCTCCTGCCAGGGAACTGCAAGCGTGAGCGTGGCTAA